ACTGAGGGCCGTCTATGGTGCATGGCTGGGGCTTCCAAGCTCCAAGAGCTAGTGCTCTCTGTTTTATCACCTCTTCCCGATTCTGGCATAGCCTGAGTATAATGGCTGCTGATGTGTTGGTGTGTGTTTTGTGAGCCTTAGTATAATGGCTGTTGATGTGTTGGTGTGTGTTTTGTAACTGGGTAGGGGCTACCCAAACCCGTTTTTTCCTTCTACCTTAATGAAATGacgcgcagctctcctgcgtagttcgagaaaaaaaatctcTATGACTTCCCTAGCTAGATAATCTCCTTCCTTGATTAGTCGATTTGACTCATTCCTAATTTAACCAGCCACATGAGCCTCGCGCATGGCCATAACATCCCACAAAGCCATAGCATAGTTCAAACATTAGGTCTACCTTTAAGTTTCAAGCTACTAGAAGTAGCTACTTGGAACTAGTCCCAGCACCATATAGACATAACGGGCACTAAACATGCTTATTAAGGCGGTAAGGTGGGACGTGGCGAGCCACCCGTTAGAGTCGCCTAGGTGACACCTAGGCGATTATAAGGCGCGCAAGGCGACGCCATATGAATATGAAGAACTTCAGAGCTGCAGTGTGGAGACGATaggaaaaggaaaacaaaaaagaaaagaagaaatgggAAGAAACTAAGAAAGCCCAGCCCAAGAGACCACCAATCAGCCCTTGTAACCTTCCCTAAGCATGACCTAGAGCTGCCACTCCCCCTACTGAGACCCCTTCCATCAGGCACCACCtctatctctccctctctctggcACCTCTCCTCGGGTACTCCCTGCCTcttcccctccccttctcccaTGCTGTTGTCGCCGCCTTCCAGATCCCCCTCCACTTCTATGCAGACCAAGAactgctggcctgctgctgcccctCTCACATCCCTGATGCTGCGGTTGGCCGGTGAGGAAAGCTGCCATGGCCATGGGAGCCAATGGGGATGGGGCATAGATAGGAGACTGGCCTTCCCTGAATCCTGCTGGTCTTCCTctagttcttctctttcttctccctcccctcctctcttgTTTTGCTGGATTTTGGTCGTGGCGACGGGGACACCCAGGATGTTTTTTGTAGCGCCTGAACGCATTGGTGACGACTAGGTGACGCCTAGGCGACGACTTGATAACCATGGCACTAAACATACTAAAGATTACCCAAAGAAAAATATGTTACACTGGAAACAATGATAAAAATCAGTCACCTAGAAAGATCACTGACCACAGCAACCGTATGAAATAAACTTTAACGAAAGGAATAACATGGTGAAATACATTTGATTTAAACACTCCAAAAGCCCTTTGTATAGGGGCATCTCCCTCATAACGGCACACCACAAGCAGAGTGCCATGATATATGATTTCTCATTTGTAGCATGATATATAACGGTCCTTGGTAAGAACCTGATTAGATGAGCATGATTTCTTTTAAATATTTGGCCATGTTTTGAATGGCATAATGGAAGTTCTAACATGAACTGAAAACACCTAGAGAAAACTATAGATCGTAAGGAGAGATAGATTTAAACAATTTTGCACATTTAGCAAGATCAATTATTTCTAATAGTGGTAATCAGCAATCAGTTTGTCATATTGAGTCCATTAAAAAAACAGAATTTATCATAAGCAATCACACCAAGTTGAATGTTCAGGCCACAAATTTTATTAAAAATGGTACATGCATCAACAGAACATAGTTGAAATCTAACAGGATCAAGCAAGAGTAGAACAAGTGAACAACTAAAACTGGTACATTTCTTTTGTCCAAAGAAATTGTAGGAAGGACATCTGAACTTCGTAAACATAATGTTATCACAACATAGTGCAATGCTAATAGGGTTCATTTTTAAAATTAGTTCTGTTCCTGGATCCATTGAGATATGCTTTCTTTTTGAAAAGGAATCCACAATTCTTCACATATGTCACAAGAATGTTATTGGCTTTTCTCGGTTTTAACTGCGAGCTTTATTCAATCCTCACAAACAATATCCAAGTCAACATATGAAATGTACTGTCAGATAAAACAAAACATTTTGCACAAGTAGAAATAAATATTATGCAcaactagaaaaaaaaaatctgggAATTCAATGCCTCAATGGCATACCTCATAAGTTTTAAGCTTCGTCAAAATATATTGTATTGCATATGGTTTCAAATGTGTCGGGAAGTCTCTCGGGTCTGGTGTCAGTGGCTGAAAAACCAAAAACAAGGAAATCAGATTTTACAAAACGATAGAAGTTCATATTGTTATCACAAATACTATATGAACAGACCTGAAAATCATCAAATTCTTTACCCATAGTTAATTGCTCAATTATCCATAAAAGAAACTCTTTATGTTCCTGCAAAATATAAAGCATTACGCAAAATGTAACAAAGCAACTCAACAGGTACGAGAACTCCAGTGCTCTGAATTGTCAACAAATTACTTCACGGATTAGAGGATGAAACTGAGGTTCCCAGAAATACAATACTGAATCAAGTAGGACCTGAAAAAAAAAGGTTCTTTAGACTTGGGAGAAACAATAGATAGATCGATCTTTAAACAGAGTACTTCTACCTAAATAACTAAGAatgcatatataattatatataacaAATAATTGAAAAACTCACACGAACAGACCGTTCCACATCATAGGAGTAAAAACGACTGAATGGTGTCTCAATATTTTCAAGACGATTAATCACACTGCTAAAACGGTCGGAACCCTGTGaaataatcacatatatatcatgctGAAAGTTGCTACAAAAAAACAAGAGTAAAATACATCTGTGGTCCCAAACTTGTCTTGATGTACCATTAGGACACTATTAATTTGCGAGTCGATAAACTTGCTAAGCAGTTCACCTGTGGTCCAAAACTATGGTAAGCCTTTCAACTGCTGATCTTGACACTAACAAGGCAAGTTGTGCCAACACAGAAACTAACAGGAGAGATAAGAGCCAGGAAGAAAGTGATGTTCTAAGTTATGTGGGTTGTAGTGGAACTTTATCTGTTCATTGTAAGAGTGAGGAAGAAAGTGATGTTAAAATgtgtaagacataatctgctgctccccaaTTCTCTCTTTGCTGCAGATTAGGAGTTGAGGCTGATCAGCCCTGCTGTCCACTCGCTGCTGCTGTAGCAGTAAGGCAACAGGCCATAGTTGTAGTGGCTTACATCAGCCATGTAGTGTAGAGATGGCTGAGCTGAGCCATGTaacttaggagtaggtagttggtgtactcaccaTACCATATTGTACCTGGTAGAGGTACTAGCACTTGTACATATACTATGCCAAGGCAATGAAGCAATTCAGTTCAGCCAaatagggtctgtttggttgtgCTTCTTGCAGGAGCCTGGCTAGAAAAATAAGCCTGACTAGCCTAAGCCTGCATAGGATAGTACAAGATGCACTTGTTTGGTTACATTGGCTATCTTAGCCTGTACAGGAAATATTCTGTTTGGTTGGCTGCTTTGGTTGCATTGGCTATCACCCCATCTGAACACTGGCCATCGAACAGGTGGTGAGCAGAGCGGAGCCTCGCCATTCCCGTGGCTGCTGCTCGTCGTCCTCCACCAGCTCGAAACTCCTCTGGCCCCTCGCCGATGGACACCACTGGCGCATCCTCTAGCGCCGACGCGCGGGAGACAACGCCACTTCCCCTGCTCCAACCGGCAGCCCCGGCTCCGGCCCCTTCATCGTCCGCGCGCAGCGCACGGGTAGCGGGAGAAGAGCTCCCAGCCATGGACGAGCTCGAGCGCGAGGTAGATCTTCAAGCAGGTGAGCTCCAGCCACGGACGGACAAGCTCCAAGCCACCATCTTTGAGCGGGTGAGCTGCAGCCACGGATGGATGAGTTCCCAGCCACCACGGACGAACGAACGtactattaggatatgtatataTCAGGATCAATTAGGCTCAATTAGAGAGATTCCTAGATTGGCTATTTCTATATATAGCCTAGGATAGCTTCCTTGTACAGGTAATAGCTTACCATGTTTGTACTCTCCATGTATGCctattggctatatatatgaaaggctcCCCACCCACATAGGGTGTGTGGTGATTCTCTACACGTACGAGCTCCACGGACGAGCTCCACGGCCGGCCGGCTCGAGAACGGCAGGATGCTGGTGCGGCGGCCGGCACGGGAGGAGCCAGTGGCTTAGCGAGAGGGTGAGTGGACTCATCGTGGTCGCTAGAGCAAGCCAGGCTCCACGAAAACAGCCCTCCCTCACGTTCCCAGCAAGCCACCCTGGAGGAGCCTTTTTGGCTTAGCTAAGCCTGGCTAGGAGGCCAAACAGGCAACCAAACAACAAGAGACTGCATCTAGGAAGCCTGGCTAGGGGCTAAGCCACCCACAAAAACACTCCCATACATTTTCAGAGCAGCAGGAGTTGCTCgagctgtgtgtgtgtgtgctgtgctcacctcttcttctacctccagccaagTGACTGTGTGTGTGTATGTGGGATTGTGGGTAAGCTAgctgcttacctgtgcagggagATCGTGGGCCAACAAAATGTATGTGGGTTGTAGTGATACAAACAATGGGGAAGCAACATTTGGTGATATGGATGACACAAAGATGCCAAGCAGATAGATTAACAGCAATTAGGGGCATTTTTACCTCAGGTGAACTGCTTAGCATGATTCAGGGACATAAACTGCAAATTAATAGTTCAAGGACCTAGGTGACATGCCATGTCCAATCAAGTTTAGTGACCTTTGGTGCCTTCTAATCATTAACAATAGCAACAAAGTACCTTAATATATGGTTTGAGAGTAATGATTTGGCGAAGGAACACAGCCATTTCTTTGTGATTTCTGACTTGAGTCATCGAGTAATACTTTCGCTTCAATAACAAAATTAAATACACATATATAAGCAAcattagtattagtattagtatatatatatgtaaccatATGCCCAGCTGCTAACTGAGGTAACAAGATCCATACTCTTCGCATTTTTGAGATGGTAATGAAATGATGATGCTCAATGCTGTTAATGGCAAGCTTGGATCTAAACTCAGGATTCAGTTTCTCAAGAAATTCCCAATCAGAATAATCAACCTGCAATGTAGATTAATATATCCATACACCCATTTTATGAACATATACAAATGCGTTAATTAAGAAACAAAGGGAACTGTTGATTTTATAAAGAACATGGAACACCATGAGATGTTACCCTGATCTATGTAACTCAGCAAATATTATGAAATTAAAACAGAATCCTACCAAAAAAATATCTACAGCAATACACCAAGGACTACAGCCTGCAGCTAAGTTCATTTCGATGATATTTCTAGTAGATGCATTACATTTGATTGAACAATTTAACATTCTCAAATACCAATGCTTCAGATGTTTCCTAAACTTGCAAATGTGAAAGGGTTGCTCCTATAGGCCGTAAAAATTATCCAACGAGACATTCTAGCTGAGTTGATTATGAAAGAGATCTCACACCTTACTGAGGGCTTGTTTGGGTACGCCCAATCGCCATGTGGATTGGAGGGGAATGGATGGGATTGAAGGGGAAATTAGTTCGTTTCCTCCTCAATCTTCTCTAAGCCACAAGGGGAATCATTTATCAAAACTAGCTATGAAGGCAAGACATCTAAACAATTCCGTAACTTCTCTGACCTAATGGCTACTGTTCTAACGTACCGTCACCCTCGCATTCCCCCATCTCATGCTCAATGACAATTAGATTTACACCTGCAACTGCAGGTTGCAGTACCTAGATGTTAATGGATAACATAACTGATTCATGCACTGTGGAAGTTACAAGCACTTTGCTAGCCCTGATATACCAATTTGCATTATCAAATAAAAATCTTGAGCAGTTAGTATTTTCTTTAGGAAGGAAAAAAATACCTTTGAACTGTTGAGTATTGCATCTACCTCCTTCAACATATCAATATAAATTGGAAGATATCTTCTAAATTCATCTTCAAACTGGGCGAATAAATAAACATAGTTTCTATTAAGTAAGAACCAAAACCAAACCAGATAACAGTTCAATATTGAGGTATCCAAGCTGAAGTTACAAAGAGCACTAACCTCCCAATTCCATTCTGTTTTCTGCTTATTAAATTCATTTGGCACAGCAAGATGTGCCCTTGCACGTAAATCTATCTTTTGCTGTGCCAACCAACACATGAAGTTATCTGCAGCATTGCCTATGCCCTTATCTCCCCCCTCTATGTTCTAGCATAATTAAGTTTGCACAAAAAAAATAGTTTGCATCTGTTAATGACGCTTCTCAACTTAAAGCAGTACAACAAAattcagaaaagaaaaaaaaatcatgagtCAGATACCTGGCATTCTGCATGGACATTGCTTGACAAATAATCATATGATTCGCGACAGAGTACGATAAGATCCTCGTTAACACTAACACTTATATCTGGGTTCAACTTGCAAAAAAGACGTCTAATTGCACACGGAAGCTGATCATCTAGACGCTGAATCAGCGACGGAAGCAGTTCATCTAAAACAAATAGCTTAAGTCTTTGATCTTTGGTGACACCAGCAAGCCGTACCAAAGCAAGGCAAAAGGGAACAGCATTTCTGGATGCTTCATCATCGGCCCAATACCCAAATAAGCTCATCCGTAACCTCCCAAAACAATCATGAACCAAAAGATACCTGCAAACAATTGGAATATCTAGGTGTTATCTTTGTTCACTTAATAGACTAATACAAATAGAACTTAAGGTAAACAAATTATTTTTCATACCCAATAAGAGAACTTGAAGATACTGATTCCAGATCCTTGAAAGCAGTTATCCTGCTATCACTGGCATCTTCAAAACACCCATGAAAAATGCCACTGTTTGATTCTGGACTGGATAGATTTCCAAACAAATGACAAACTACACGGGTGAAGTCAAGCAGTTGAGAACGCTCCAATTCCTCAACATCTTCTGCTGATTCAGTAAGTTTGACAAAGTAATAAGGAACTTTAGCTCGACCATTGTGCATAAGACTGAACCAAGCAGCATAAAGTACACTCTCACAGTGTCTAAGCAAAGGTCGCAAGAGGTCCAAGATCCATTCTTTCCATAATTCAATAGGACAATTTCTAACCAATGGAAGGAAAACAGCATCGATAAGTTTGCTTAAATGCCTAAACTCCATAGTCTCTAAATCCTCAAAAGCAACACAAAAGGAGGATTTATCCAAAAGGCCAACAAATGCTCCTTCAAGAGACATGCATAGACCAATGACCTTGTACCTGCAGCAATACATAACCAATCATGTGCCAATTACTGAAAGCAATGTAGAAAAAGGATGCACAAAGTATAAATAAATTCTGTCGCGATAATTTGAAGTGCAAAGTAAAATTAGTCATGGACCGTAAAATACCATAAACTATAACAATAAAAATTAATATGTCATCTACATGCCTTATGTCGATTTAGGACAGTACTGAGCAGCAGAAGGCACAAAACCTGTGATGGAAGGAATAGCATATACTGCCTCAATCACAATCAGTAAGCTGCTTGATTACCAAGTTATCAAGTATTGACCCATTTCAAATCTCACCTGAATACGAATCTCTATTTGGGACCTATGGTGATCTTTGTTTGATGTTTGAACTCCCCTCCCCTTACCATATGGACTATGAACCCAAAATCCCCCAGCCAGTTAGAGCCTGGCTCGCCCGCGCCATAAAAGGGTTAGGCTAAGTAAAATCTTGAACTGTGAAGCTGGACGTAAGATCAAATTTAAGTAATGGATCTCAGATTAAGAAAATAAACTAcaccctctattccaaattataagacgttttggcttttctagatacaagtttttgctatgcacttagatatacaatatgtctagatacatagtaaaagcaatgtatctagaaaagccaaaatgtcataatttggaatggagggagcatATCAGACTATCATCACTATTACATTAAGCTTCTCATGGTTTCTGTGTCACTTCATTGCTTATGCTTAGTACTGCACATGTTCTCTAATATGAAGTGAAGAAAAGGAAGTAGACAATAGAATCAACAGTTCAATTGCTGCAAGCAATGTACTTACCCACGCTCTCGGATTTCCTCCAATAATTCCCCTGTCTCATTCTGTTCAAAACCTTCCTCACCAATCATCAGCATTTTAGCGCTTTCAAGTTCTTCAGACAGATTGCAAGCAATTTGATCTTTCCAGAGATTGTGGATGCACCGAAGGAACTGAAGATAAAATATTAAACACAATAAATGTAATACTCGCAAAAAAAACTAATATAAACACCGAACATCAAACAGATGCCCTAGTTGGGGAAAAGAAATTAAGTTTAGTTTTCATACCTGCAACAATAGAGGAAGGATCAAGCGTAGAAGGGAAGCAAAATAGGTATCATAAGATTGCTGCCTCACAGTAATTTCTTCTCCTATGATTTCTTTGAGGGCATCCTCGGATGACTTTATGACCCAACAAACCGAGTTCAAGAAATAATGATCAGAAAGTAGACATGATAAACCACGACCGGTATGGAGAAAACTATCTTCCCACTCTGGTTGGGTCCATATCATGTTGAGAAGTTTAAGTATGAAAAGATTAGTGCTACTGTGCTCGATGTTATGGTGCGCGCTGTTCCTGTAAACAACCTTAAAATTAGGTAATCATACTCTAGCATACAAATGGTCATTAAATAAAAGAAACAACTTTGCCTCTCTGATACTACTCTAGTCACTAATTAGTATTGGCAAGAAATTATCAAAATCTAACAAGATCGTTCCATTTTGAACACTTGATTACATTcataggtaaaagaaaaactTGCCTCACTCTAGTCGCCAATCAATGTTGGCAAACAAATTATGAAAAAGCTTACAAAATAGTTCTATTTTGAGCATTCGACGCATGTACACGTACATGCACAGACACACGCagagtgagagggagagggagggagggagggaggggagaggTAGAGAGCATATTGAACAGCCAGGCTAAAGAGCGCCATACCTGGAAAAAGATATCGCAATAAATGCTTGACATAGAATATTATGTTCTGCAAGGAGTAGGCATCCCTTAAGTTGAGGACCATATGCCTGTCCAGAAAACCTCTATAGCATTAATAAAAAGAGTTTTAATAAGAGAATAAGCTCAACTGAGTATTAGTATCAGATAGATGagagtaaaagaaaagtactcacCAACACATGTGGATGAACACCCTCTGGACCACCGTCAACCATGTTGTCATCAGATATGTCAATTGCCATGAGCCTCTGaggaaaaaaaatataaatactaaGAAGAATAAAGACGAAATTGCTGTAGAGACAAATTACTGGATATATAATACATGTAAACACAACAAAAATCACCTGGACTTCTAATTCGCTCTCATCACAGTCCATTCGCAAATCACAACTGCTGCTACTATGAATGCTTCCATCAGAACTTGAACTAGGGGACACAACCATCTCTACTATCAAATTAAGACTAGTGCTGATAAGCTCCTCACGCCTGAATTCCAAGAGATGCTGCAAATGCAAATGGAAACAAATAAGTATTTATCAATATTAGAGATATGTATAGTCTAACACATGTATATCATGTTACTTGTACCCCAAGTTGTATctttactatatatatgaaagtcgcccccccccccccccccccccccctaattgGGTGTGAGGTGTTCCCCTAATTCTCTACATGATATCGGAGCAGCAGCCCTGAAGTCGTCCGTGCAGCAACAGCCGGACGCTGACGCCCGTGCACAACATGAGGTAGTGGAGGCCTGCTGGGGGGTGGTGCAGGTGGCTGGCAGCAGCAGCAAGGTGGTCAGCGTGCGCCTCCTCAGTCTGGTCCGTGGGTCTGTTATGGTCCACTGCCCggccagcaccagcagcagcagccttgGTTCcgtccgccgcagcagcagcagccagcgtGGCGTGGGCAGGGGCAGGGGCTGCTTGGAcctccgcagcagcagcagcagcaggcgccctCGGCTTTCGCTCCAGCCAAGTTCTCCACTCCGGCTTACCTCCAGCAGCCACGGTTTGCTCCTCCGCCGGGTCCTCAAGCTGGTGGATGGAACCAGGCGGGTCTCATCTCGGCATTGGACCAGATGGCGCTTCAGGGTACTAATCCTTGGGTTCTGGACACTGGTGCCACATCTCACATGGCTTCTTCGGATGGTATATTACTCACCCGCCTTCCTCCTTATTCTTCATCCATAACtgtgggcaatggtcattctataCCTGTTGTTAGTCGTGGTACTTCCATCCTTCCCACAGCCAACATCTCCTTTCATCTCAACAACATTCTGGTTGCACCTGACATCGCAATCTTCTTTCTATTCGTCAATTTACACGTGATAATCATTGTTCTATCGAATTTGACGCACTTGGTTTTTCTGTTAAGGATCCATGGACGGGACGCGTGATTCTTCGCTGCAATAGCAGCGGGGACCTCTACACCATCTCCCCAGCTTCGCCATCCACCGCCGCTAGTTGCAATCTCGCCGTCACGTCCACCTTATGGCATCACCGTCTTGGTCATCCGTCCGACTCCATCGTCGCTTGCCTTAGAAACATGTCGATTATCACATGTAATAAAACAGCACACTCGTTGTGTCATGCCTGCCAGCTCAGCAAACACACGCGCCTGCCTTTTGCTAGTTCAATTTCCATTACATCAGAACCTTTTGCTCTAGTTCATTGTGATGTCTGGACCTCCCCTGTTCCTAGTACTTCGGGTTATAAATATTATTTGGTCATGCTTGATGATTTCACTCATTATTGCTGGTCCTTTCCGCTGCATCAGAAAT
This sequence is a window from Miscanthus floridulus cultivar M001 chromosome 10, ASM1932011v1, whole genome shotgun sequence. Protein-coding genes within it:
- the LOC136486867 gene encoding uncharacterized protein isoform X2, with amino-acid sequence MARVESASASTFLDPQGGEDEESYVGLLVRVSLLLLSKDFSFEIQHYGNKIHQHLLEFRREELISTSLNLIVEMVVSPSSSSDGSIHSSSSCDLRMDCDESELEVQRLMAIDISDDNMVDGGPEGVHPHVLAYGPQLKGCLLLAEHNILCQAFIAISFSRNSAHHNIEHSSTNLFILKLLNMIWTQPEWEDSFLHTGRGLSCLLSDHYFLNSVCWVIKSSEDALKEIIGEEITVRQQSYDTYFASLLRLILPLLLQFLRCIHNLWKDQIACNLSEELESAKMLMIGEEGFEQNETGELLEEIRERGYKVIGLCMSLEGAFVGLLDKSSFCVAFEDLETMEFRHLSKLIDAVFLPLVRNCPIELWKEWILDLLRPLLRHCESVLYAAWFSLMHNGRAKVPYYFVKLTESAEDVEELERSQLLDFTRVVCHLFGNLSSPESNSGIFHGCFEDASDSRITAFKDLESVSSSSLIGYLLVHDCFGRLRMSLFGYWADDEASRNAVPFCLALVRLAGVTKDQRLKLFVLDELLPSLIQRLDDQLPCAIRRLFCKLNPDISVSVNEDLIVLCRESYDYLSSNVHAECQNIEGGDKGIGNAADNFMCWLAQQKIDLRARAHLAVPNEFNKQKTEWNWEFEDEFRRYLPIYIDMLKEVDAILNSSKVDYSDWEFLEKLNPEFRSKLAINSIEHHHFITISKMRRRKYYSMTQVRNHKEMAVFLRQIITLKPYIKGSDRFSSVINRLENIETPFSRFYSYDVERSVRVLLDSVLYFWEPQFHPLIREEHKEFLLWIIEQLTMGKEFDDFQPLTPDPRDFPTHLKPYAIQYILTKLKTYEYAMAEVQLRLHQEYDDYLASGENLFGVDVDSCAVTQKFSNLDHGLKELSLKRRAAIVKIYNEDKLYSDCIRDLIADESRRSRLTNLMREFEVEDFFSVDNDRVNLEKTTELVDTFKDEVFNGRYLPRHYVIRGIIDYRTILLQKDMGRAFKQVVGDKHDRLRKYLPKFWRDTRHYKHKFYYIVREPLRKIFVEPRVLFYHTA
- the LOC136486867 gene encoding uncharacterized protein isoform X1 — protein: MARVESASASTFLDPQGGEDEESYVGLLVRVSLLLLSKDFSFEIQHYGNKIHQHLLEFRREELISTSLNLIVEMVVSPSSSSDGSIHSSSSCDLRMDCDESELEVQRLMAIDISDDNMVDGGPEGVHPHVLRFSGQAYGPQLKGCLLLAEHNILCQAFIAISFSRNSAHHNIEHSSTNLFILKLLNMIWTQPEWEDSFLHTGRGLSCLLSDHYFLNSVCWVIKSSEDALKEIIGEEITVRQQSYDTYFASLLRLILPLLLQFLRCIHNLWKDQIACNLSEELESAKMLMIGEEGFEQNETGELLEEIRERGYKVIGLCMSLEGAFVGLLDKSSFCVAFEDLETMEFRHLSKLIDAVFLPLVRNCPIELWKEWILDLLRPLLRHCESVLYAAWFSLMHNGRAKVPYYFVKLTESAEDVEELERSQLLDFTRVVCHLFGNLSSPESNSGIFHGCFEDASDSRITAFKDLESVSSSSLIGYLLVHDCFGRLRMSLFGYWADDEASRNAVPFCLALVRLAGVTKDQRLKLFVLDELLPSLIQRLDDQLPCAIRRLFCKLNPDISVSVNEDLIVLCRESYDYLSSNVHAECQNIEGGDKGIGNAADNFMCWLAQQKIDLRARAHLAVPNEFNKQKTEWNWEFEDEFRRYLPIYIDMLKEVDAILNSSKVDYSDWEFLEKLNPEFRSKLAINSIEHHHFITISKMRRRKYYSMTQVRNHKEMAVFLRQIITLKPYIKGSDRFSSVINRLENIETPFSRFYSYDVERSVRVLLDSVLYFWEPQFHPLIREEHKEFLLWIIEQLTMGKEFDDFQPLTPDPRDFPTHLKPYAIQYILTKLKTYEYAMAEVQLRLHQEYDDYLASGENLFGVDVDSCAVTQKFSNLDHGLKELSLKRRAAIVKIYNEDKLYSDCIRDLIADESRRSRLTNLMREFEVEDFFSVDNDRVNLEKTTELVDTFKDEVFNGRYLPRHYVIRGIIDYRTILLQKDMGRAFKQVVGDKHDRLRKYLPKFWRDTRHYKHKFYYIVREPLRKIFVEPRVLFYHTA
- the LOC136486867 gene encoding uncharacterized protein isoform X3, which produces MARVESASASTFLDPQGGEDEESYVGLLVRVSLLLLSKDFSFEIQHYGNKIHQHLLEFRREELISTSLNLIVEMVVSPSSSSDGSIHSSSSCDLRMDCDESELEVQRLMAIDISDDNMVDGGPEGVHPHVLRFSGQAYGPQLKGCLLLAEHNILCQAFIAISFSRNSAHHNIEHSSTNLFILKLLNMIWTQPEWEDSFLHTGRGLSCLLSDHYFLNSVCWVIKSSEDALKEIIGEEITVRQQSYDTYFASLLRLILPLLLQFLRCIHNLWKDQIACNLSEELESAKMLMIGEEGFEQNETGELLEEIRERGYKVIGLCMSLEGAFVGLLDKSSFCVAFEDLETMEFRHLSKLIDAVFLPLVRNCPIELWKEWILDLLRPLLRHCESVLYAAWFSLMHNGRAKVPYYFVKLTESAEDVEELERSQLLDFTRVVCHLFGNLSSPESNSGIFHGCFEDASDSRITAFKDLESVSSSSLIGYLLVHDCFGRLRMSLFGYWADDEASRNAVPFCLALVRLAGVTKDQRLKLFVLDELLPSLIQRLDDQLPCAIRRLFCKLNPDISVSVNEDLIVLCRESYDYLSSNVHAECQNIEGGDKGIGNAADNFMCWLAQQKIDLRARAHLAVPNEFNKQKTEWNWEFEDEFRRYLPIYIDMLKEVDAILNSSKRKYYSMTQVRNHKEMAVFLRQIITLKPYIKGSDRFSSVINRLENIETPFSRFYSYDVERSVRVLLDSVLYFWEPQFHPLIREEHKEFLLWIIEQLTMGKEFDDFQPLTPDPRDFPTHLKPYAIQYILTKLKTYEYAMAEVQLRLHQEYDDYLASGENLFGVDVDSCAVTQKFSNLDHGLKELSLKRRAAIVKIYNEDKLYSDCIRDLIADESRRSRLTNLMREFEVEDFFSVDNDRVNLEKTTELVDTFKDEVFNGRYLPRHYVIRGIIDYRTILLQKDMGRAFKQVVGDKHDRLRKYLPKFWRDTRHYKHKFYYIVREPLRKIFVEPRVLFYHTA